The proteins below come from a single Streptomyces tubercidicus genomic window:
- a CDS encoding amino-acid N-acetyltransferase has product MPPHSNGLTVRRARTSDVPAVRHLIDAYSRDGILLDKATVTLYEDIQEFWVAERDEDAEVVGCGALHVMWEDLAEVRTLAVDPRLKGAGVGHQVLDKLLRTASWLGVRRIFCLTFEVDFFTKHGFVEIGEAPVDGDVYSELLRSYDEGVAEFLGLERVKPNTLGNSRMLLHL; this is encoded by the coding sequence ATGCCCCCGCATTCAAATGGCCTGACCGTCCGCCGCGCCAGGACCAGCGATGTACCGGCCGTACGCCACCTCATCGACGCCTACTCACGCGACGGGATCCTGCTCGACAAAGCCACCGTCACGCTTTACGAGGACATCCAGGAGTTCTGGGTGGCCGAACGCGACGAAGACGCCGAGGTCGTCGGCTGCGGGGCACTCCACGTCATGTGGGAAGACCTGGCGGAGGTCCGCACCCTGGCCGTGGATCCGCGCCTCAAGGGGGCCGGAGTCGGCCACCAAGTCCTCGACAAGCTGCTGCGCACCGCGAGCTGGCTCGGAGTGCGGCGCATTTTCTGTCTCACCTTCGAAGTCGACTTCTTCACCAAGCACGGCTTCGTAGAGATCGGCGAAGCGCCGGTAGACGGTGATGTCTACAGTGAGCTGCTGCGTTCCTATGACGAGGGCGTTGCGGAGTTCCTGGGCCTCGAACGAGTGAAGCCCAACACCCTGGGTAACAGCCGGATGCTTCTGCACCTGTGA
- a CDS encoding BlaI/MecI/CopY family transcriptional regulator has protein sequence MTRVWEWNRPVTVREVLEDLQKERSIAYTTVMTVLDNLHQKGWVRREAEGRAYRYEAVSTRAAYAAALMNEAWSASDNPAAALVAFFGMMSPEQRQALRDAVRMVQIDEPAEAAEQPAQETEETAPAEERTAQAAPEEADEAGSAEGDEPGASATGKGR, from the coding sequence ATGACGCGGGTCTGGGAGTGGAACCGCCCGGTCACCGTTCGAGAAGTCCTGGAAGACCTGCAGAAGGAACGGTCCATCGCCTACACCACGGTCATGACCGTATTGGACAACCTTCACCAGAAGGGCTGGGTGCGCCGCGAAGCAGAAGGCCGCGCCTATCGATATGAGGCCGTCTCCACCCGCGCCGCCTACGCGGCCGCACTGATGAACGAGGCATGGTCCGCCAGCGACAACCCCGCGGCCGCCCTTGTCGCCTTCTTCGGCATGATGTCGCCGGAACAGCGACAGGCCCTGCGCGATGCCGTACGGATGGTGCAGATCGACGAACCGGCGGAAGCCGCGGAACAACCGGCACAAGAGACCGAAGAGACCGCGCCCGCGGAAGAACGCACCGCACAAGCGGCACCGGAAGAGGCCGATGAAGCCGGTTCCGCCGAAGGGGATGAACCCGGGGCGAGTGCCACCGGCAAGGGGCGATAG
- a CDS encoding type III pantothenate kinase has translation MLLTIDVGNTHTVLGLFDGEEIVEHWRISTDARRTADELAVLLQGLMGMHPLLGDDLGDGIEGISICATVPSVLHELREVTRRYYGDVPAVLVEPGVKTGVPILMDNPKEVGADRIINALAAVELYGGPAVVVDFGTATTFDAVSARGEYVGGVIAPGIEISVEALGVKGAQLRKIELARPRSVIGKNTVEAMQSGILYGFAGQVDGVVQRMARELADDPDEVTVIATGGLAPMVLGESSEIDEHEPWLTLIGLRLVYERNIARS, from the coding sequence ATGCTCCTGACCATCGACGTGGGCAACACCCACACCGTCCTCGGCCTCTTCGACGGCGAGGAGATCGTCGAGCACTGGCGGATCTCCACCGACGCCCGGCGCACCGCCGACGAGCTGGCCGTCCTCCTCCAGGGCCTGATGGGGATGCACCCGCTGCTCGGCGACGACCTGGGCGACGGCATCGAGGGCATCTCCATCTGCGCCACGGTGCCCTCCGTCCTGCATGAGCTGCGCGAGGTCACCCGGCGCTACTACGGCGACGTCCCGGCCGTCCTGGTGGAGCCGGGCGTCAAAACGGGCGTGCCGATCCTCATGGACAACCCCAAGGAGGTCGGCGCCGACCGGATCATCAACGCCCTGGCGGCCGTCGAACTCTACGGGGGCCCCGCGGTGGTCGTGGACTTCGGTACGGCCACCACCTTCGACGCGGTCAGTGCGCGCGGCGAGTACGTGGGCGGCGTGATCGCCCCGGGCATCGAGATCTCCGTGGAGGCGCTGGGCGTCAAGGGCGCCCAGCTCCGCAAGATCGAACTGGCCCGGCCGCGCAGCGTCATCGGCAAGAACACCGTGGAGGCCATGCAGTCCGGCATCCTCTACGGCTTCGCGGGCCAGGTCGACGGTGTGGTGCAGCGCATGGCGCGGGAGCTGGCCGACGACCCGGACGAGGTGACCGTGATCGCCACCGGCGGGCTGGCGCCGATGGTGCTCGGCGAATCGTCGGAGATCGACGAGCACGAGCCGTGGCTCACCCTGATCGGCCTGCGCCTGGTCTACGAGCGGAATATCGCCCGCTCCTAG
- the nadC gene encoding carboxylating nicotinate-nucleotide diphosphorylase, whose amino-acid sequence MSSTPDDLPLLQIGGPTAGAPAGGCGDACGCGGDENPYEIDPLTCGLDPDLAVLLVAAGLDPVQVEAIAQLALEEDLDQGVDVTTVATVPEDAVATGDFTAREAGTVAGLRIAEAVLSLVCTAEFEVERHVEDGDRVAAGTPLLSVTTHTRDLLTAERSALNLLCRLSGIATATRAWADVLDGTGARVRDTRKTTPGLRALEKFAVRCGGGVNHRMSLSDAALIKDNHVVAAGGVAEAFTAVRTEFPGVPIEVEVDRIDQIPPILAEGADLILLDNFTPEQTREAVALVDGRAMLESSGRLTLDNARSYAETGVDYLAVGALTHSSPILDIGLDLREDDGQGDRGAADDVREDR is encoded by the coding sequence GTGAGCAGCACCCCCGACGACCTCCCCCTCCTCCAGATCGGCGGGCCGACCGCCGGCGCCCCCGCCGGGGGCTGCGGCGACGCCTGCGGCTGCGGCGGCGACGAGAACCCGTACGAGATCGACCCGCTGACCTGTGGACTCGACCCCGACCTGGCCGTGCTCCTGGTGGCCGCCGGGCTCGACCCCGTCCAGGTGGAGGCCATCGCCCAGCTCGCCCTCGAAGAGGACCTCGACCAGGGCGTGGACGTCACGACCGTGGCGACCGTCCCCGAAGACGCCGTCGCCACCGGCGACTTCACGGCCCGCGAGGCCGGCACGGTCGCCGGGCTGCGGATCGCCGAGGCGGTGCTCTCCCTCGTCTGCACCGCCGAGTTCGAGGTCGAGCGGCACGTCGAGGACGGCGACCGGGTCGCGGCCGGCACCCCGCTGCTGAGCGTCACCACCCACACCCGTGACCTGCTCACCGCCGAGCGCAGCGCCCTCAACCTGCTGTGCCGGCTGTCCGGTATCGCGACCGCGACCCGGGCCTGGGCGGATGTGCTCGACGGCACCGGGGCCAGGGTCCGCGACACCCGTAAGACGACGCCGGGCCTGCGCGCCCTGGAGAAGTTCGCGGTGCGCTGCGGTGGCGGCGTCAACCACCGGATGTCGCTGTCCGACGCGGCGCTGATCAAGGACAACCACGTGGTCGCGGCGGGCGGCGTGGCCGAGGCCTTCACGGCCGTACGGACCGAGTTCCCCGGCGTACCGATCGAGGTGGAGGTCGACCGCATCGACCAGATCCCGCCGATCCTCGCCGAGGGCGCCGATCTGATCCTGCTGGACAACTTCACCCCCGAGCAGACCCGGGAGGCCGTGGCCCTGGTGGACGGCCGGGCGATGCTGGAGTCCTCGGGCCGGCTGACCCTCGACAACGCCCGCTCCTACGCCGAGACCGGCGTCGACTACCTCGCCGTGGGCGCGCTCACCCACTCCTCCCCGATCCTGGACATCGGCCTCGACCTGCGCGAGGACGACGGGCAGGGCGACCGGGGCGCCGCCGACGATGTGCGTGAGGACCGCTGA
- a CDS encoding L-aspartate oxidase — protein sequence MTATGTGTGPGPAAGTGIRLTAPAPGWSIAADVVVVGSGVAGLTAALRCAAAGRRTVVVTKARLDDGSTRWAQGGIAAALGDGDTPEQHLADTLVAGAGLCDEAAVRTLVTEGPDAVHRLIGTGARFDTAPGSDEIALTREGGHHRRRIAHAGGDATGAEISRALVGAVRAAGLRTIENALVLDLLTDADGRTAGVTLHVMGEGQHDGVGAVHAPAVVLATGGMGQVFSATTNPAVSTGDGVALALRAGAEVSDLEFVQFHPTVLYLGAEAEGQQPLISEAVRGEGAHLVDADGTRFMVGQHELAELAPRDIVAKAIMRQAHEQGVAHMYLDGRHFGAQMWESRFPTILAACRSHGIDPVTEPIPVAPAAHYASGGVRTDLRGRTTVPGLYACGEVACTGVHGANRLASNSLLEGLVFAERIVADIAGTPAPEAAPNSTPADGPNPARATAPSAPRTALPLLAPDTRTAVQRIMTTGAGVLRSAESLARAAAELDRLHREATAAAGRPGRAEPAGATATGTATPTAPADPKAPEPGVEAWEATNLLCVARVLVAAAQRREETRGCHWREDHPDRDDASWRRHFRITLDADRALTLHTTATADFPPTVTP from the coding sequence ATGACCGCCACCGGAACAGGCACCGGCCCCGGCCCCGCCGCAGGCACCGGAATACGCCTGACCGCCCCCGCCCCCGGCTGGTCCATCGCAGCGGACGTCGTCGTGGTGGGCTCCGGGGTGGCCGGACTGACCGCCGCGCTGCGCTGCGCCGCGGCCGGCCGCCGGACCGTCGTCGTCACCAAGGCCCGGCTGGACGACGGCTCCACACGCTGGGCACAGGGCGGGATCGCGGCCGCGCTCGGCGACGGCGACACCCCGGAGCAGCATCTGGCCGACACCCTCGTCGCGGGCGCCGGACTCTGCGACGAGGCCGCCGTACGGACCCTGGTGACCGAGGGCCCGGACGCCGTCCACCGGCTCATCGGTACCGGAGCCCGCTTCGACACCGCCCCGGGCAGCGACGAGATAGCGCTCACCCGGGAGGGCGGCCACCACCGCCGTCGTATCGCGCACGCCGGCGGCGACGCCACCGGGGCCGAGATCTCCCGCGCGCTCGTCGGGGCGGTCCGCGCCGCCGGACTGCGCACCATCGAGAACGCACTCGTCCTGGACCTGCTCACGGACGCCGACGGCCGTACGGCCGGGGTCACCCTGCACGTCATGGGGGAGGGCCAGCACGACGGCGTCGGGGCCGTACACGCCCCGGCGGTGGTGCTCGCCACCGGGGGCATGGGGCAGGTCTTCTCCGCGACCACCAACCCGGCGGTCTCCACCGGCGACGGGGTGGCCCTGGCGCTGCGCGCCGGCGCCGAGGTCTCCGACCTGGAATTCGTCCAATTCCACCCCACCGTCCTGTATTTGGGGGCGGAAGCGGAAGGCCAGCAGCCGCTGATCTCCGAGGCCGTACGGGGCGAGGGCGCCCACCTCGTCGACGCCGACGGCACCCGCTTCATGGTCGGGCAGCATGAACTCGCCGAGCTGGCGCCGCGCGATATCGTCGCCAAGGCGATCATGCGCCAGGCGCACGAACAGGGCGTCGCGCACATGTATTTGGACGGCCGGCACTTCGGCGCCCAGATGTGGGAGTCCCGTTTCCCGACCATCCTCGCCGCCTGCCGCAGCCACGGCATCGACCCGGTCACCGAGCCGATACCGGTCGCCCCGGCCGCCCACTACGCCTCCGGCGGCGTACGCACCGATCTGCGCGGGCGCACGACGGTCCCCGGCCTGTACGCCTGCGGCGAGGTCGCCTGCACCGGCGTGCACGGTGCCAACCGCCTCGCCTCCAACTCCCTCCTGGAGGGCCTGGTTTTCGCGGAGCGGATCGTCGCGGACATCGCCGGGACCCCTGCCCCGGAGGCCGCGCCGAACAGCACACCGGCAGACGGGCCGAACCCGGCGCGCGCAACCGCCCCGTCCGCCCCCCGCACCGCCCTCCCCCTTCTCGCCCCCGATACCCGCACCGCCGTGCAGCGGATCATGACCACCGGCGCCGGGGTGCTGCGCAGCGCGGAGAGCCTCGCACGGGCGGCCGCCGAACTGGACCGCCTCCACCGGGAGGCGACCGCCGCGGCCGGCCGGCCGGGCCGCGCCGAACCGGCCGGCGCGACCGCCACCGGGACCGCCACCCCGACCGCCCCCGCCGACCCCAAGGCCCCGGAACCCGGCGTAGAAGCCTGGGAGGCCACCAACCTCCTCTGCGTCGCCCGGGTGCTGGTCGCCGCGGCGCAGCGCCGGGAGGAGACCCGCGGCTGCCATTGGCGCGAGGACCACCCGGACCGGGACGATGCCTCCTGGCGCCGTCATTTCCGCATCACCCTGGATGCGGACCGCGCGCTGACCCTCCATACGACGGCGACCGCCGATTTCCCGCCGACGGTCACCCCGTAG